One genomic segment of Magnetococcales bacterium includes these proteins:
- the ndk gene encoding nucleoside-diphosphate kinase, translating into MAVERTLSMIKPDGVAKNVIGEIYARFEKAGLRIVAAKMLHLTRERAGEFYEVHRGKKFFDELVDYMSSGPIMVQVLEGEDAIRKNRDVMGATDPKKAAPGTIRADFASDISENAVHGSDAPETAAVEIAFFFSALERWPRTR; encoded by the coding sequence ATGGCTGTCGAGCGTACCCTGTCGATGATCAAACCTGATGGTGTGGCCAAGAATGTCATCGGTGAAATCTATGCCCGTTTTGAAAAGGCGGGTTTGCGTATTGTTGCGGCAAAGATGCTGCACCTGACCCGTGAACGGGCGGGTGAGTTTTATGAAGTTCATCGCGGCAAGAAATTTTTTGATGAATTGGTGGACTACATGAGTTCCGGTCCCATCATGGTTCAGGTCCTCGAAGGAGAGGATGCCATCCGCAAGAATCGCGATGTCATGGGGGCGACCGATCCGAAGAAGGCGGCCCCTGGAACCATTCGGGCCGACTTTGCCTCGGACATCAGCGAGAATGCGGTTCATGGTTCCGATGCCCCCGAGACTGCTGCGGTGGAAATCGCCTTTTTCTTTTCCGCCCTGGAACGTTGGCCCCGTACCCGTTGA
- the hisC gene encoding histidinol-phosphate transaminase: MMDPTRFVRPDVAAMTGYVPGEQPVASGRLIKLNTNENPSEPPAVILQALARGLETGFRRYPDPGALRLRETACGVYGYGLTPDRVVVGNGSDDLLTMIMRTFVDPGDLVAVPGPTYTLYSALTRIQGGIFREIDWNADGGLPVEKLVSLGPKLVLVVRPNAPTGHCVALEEVARLCRSLRGMVVLDEAYVDFADGHGLGLLADHPNLVIIRTFSKSMAMAALRIGLGFMDSRIAREFHKVRDSYNVNAYSQWAARVALDHHGAYRPIWDEIRSQRSRLTLALRSRRFDVPESQANFILARVPTGGMSGGEWLERLKKQGIHVRHFPADPRLADRLRITIGSGEEIDRLLEVVDALATEGERS; encoded by the coding sequence ATGATGGACCCCACCCGTTTTGTCCGTCCCGACGTGGCGGCGATGACCGGTTATGTCCCGGGTGAACAGCCGGTCGCGTCCGGGCGGCTGATCAAACTCAATACCAATGAAAACCCGTCCGAACCTCCCGCCGTCATCCTTCAGGCCCTGGCCCGGGGATTGGAAACCGGCTTCCGGCGTTATCCCGATCCGGGGGCCCTCCGGCTCCGGGAGACCGCCTGCGGGGTCTACGGCTATGGATTGACCCCCGACCGGGTGGTGGTCGGCAACGGTTCGGACGACCTGTTGACCATGATCATGAGGACCTTCGTCGATCCCGGAGACCTGGTGGCGGTTCCCGGACCGACCTATACCCTCTATTCCGCGCTGACGCGGATTCAGGGGGGGATCTTTCGCGAGATCGACTGGAACGCGGATGGCGGCCTTCCGGTCGAGAAACTGGTGTCCCTGGGGCCGAAACTGGTCCTTGTGGTCCGTCCCAACGCCCCGACGGGCCATTGCGTCGCCCTGGAGGAGGTTGCCCGTCTGTGTCGGAGCCTTCGGGGGATGGTGGTTTTGGATGAGGCCTACGTCGATTTTGCCGACGGGCATGGATTGGGGCTTCTGGCGGATCATCCCAACCTTGTGATCATCCGGACTTTTTCCAAGTCGATGGCCATGGCGGCGTTGCGTATCGGTCTGGGCTTCATGGATTCCCGGATCGCGCGCGAATTTCACAAGGTCCGGGATTCCTACAATGTCAATGCCTATTCCCAATGGGCCGCCCGTGTGGCCCTGGATCACCACGGGGCCTACCGTCCCATCTGGGACGAAATCCGTTCCCAGCGTTCGCGACTGACCCTGGCGTTGCGCAGCCGTCGCTTCGATGTCCCCGAGAGCCAGGCCAACTTCATTCTCGCCCGGGTCCCGACGGGGGGCATGAGCGGTGGGGAATGGCTTGAACGGTTGAAAAAACAGGGGATCCATGTCCGCCATTTCCCAGCCGATCCCCGGCTGGCCGACCGGTTGCGCATCACCATCGGCAGTGGAGAGGAAATCGATCGGTTGCTGGAGGTGGTGGACGCGCTGGCGACGGAAGGGGAACGGTCCTGA
- a CDS encoding NAD+ synthase, which yields MELLLALSQIDPHVGAIDDNLERMTQAAAQAQAKGATLVVFPELSLTGYPPEDLLHKPLFLERLARAEQRFHRTLGSIGIDAVYGTVRRNSMGLLNAGVFVQDGVEVGFSGKRRLPNTGVFDERRYFVPSRSPRIFAYKGFPFGIAICEDLWHPGGPLPKLARAGASFILHLNASPYHVGKQPEREAIARERVTECGLPLLYVNLVGGQDELVFDGGSFAMNADGDIAQREPSMRETLSLVRLQRQPGKMVRFMQSTIAPPLEQEREIYQALCLGMADYVHKNRFKGVILGLSGGIDSALTLVIAADALGSDRVAAVMMPSPFTSRESLEDAALGAERMGVTLDSIAISPLYDGFKSQLAPLFSGMREDVTEENIQPRIRATLLMALSNKKGSLLVTTGNKSEMSVGYATLYGDMAGGFSVLKDLLKETVYRLARARNRWAIEQGQVPPIPDRILEKPPTAELRFNQKDTDSLPPYPVLDRILELYVEQEKGLDDIIERGIDRETALRVVAMVDRNEYKRRQSPPGVRVTRRAFGKDRRYPITNGFKVS from the coding sequence ATGGAACTTCTTTTGGCACTTTCCCAGATCGATCCCCACGTCGGAGCCATTGATGACAACCTGGAACGGATGACCCAAGCCGCCGCCCAGGCCCAGGCCAAGGGGGCAACCCTGGTCGTCTTTCCCGAGTTGTCCCTTACCGGCTATCCCCCGGAAGATCTGCTCCACAAGCCCCTGTTTCTCGAAAGGCTGGCCCGCGCCGAACAACGATTTCACCGCACGCTTGGCTCGATCGGCATCGACGCGGTCTATGGCACGGTGCGTCGCAATTCCATGGGTCTTCTCAATGCCGGGGTTTTCGTGCAGGATGGAGTGGAAGTCGGATTTTCCGGAAAACGCCGCCTGCCCAACACCGGCGTCTTCGACGAACGCCGTTATTTCGTCCCCTCCAGGTCGCCGCGGATCTTCGCCTACAAGGGATTTCCCTTCGGCATCGCCATCTGCGAAGACCTCTGGCATCCGGGAGGTCCCCTGCCCAAACTTGCCCGGGCCGGGGCTTCGTTCATCCTACATCTCAACGCATCCCCCTACCATGTCGGCAAACAACCCGAACGCGAGGCGATCGCCCGCGAACGGGTCACCGAATGCGGTTTGCCGCTGCTGTATGTCAACCTGGTCGGGGGGCAGGACGAACTGGTATTCGACGGCGGCTCGTTCGCCATGAACGCCGATGGCGACATCGCCCAACGCGAACCGTCGATGCGTGAAACCCTCTCCCTGGTCCGGCTGCAACGGCAACCGGGGAAAATGGTGCGTTTCATGCAGTCCACCATCGCACCCCCCCTGGAGCAGGAACGGGAAATCTACCAGGCCCTGTGCCTGGGGATGGCCGACTATGTTCACAAAAACCGCTTCAAGGGGGTGATCCTCGGACTTTCGGGAGGAATCGATTCGGCCCTGACCCTGGTGATCGCCGCCGACGCCCTGGGAAGCGACCGGGTGGCGGCGGTCATGATGCCATCTCCCTTCACCTCGCGAGAAAGCCTGGAAGATGCCGCCCTTGGCGCCGAACGGATGGGAGTGACCCTCGACAGCATCGCCATCTCCCCCCTCTACGACGGATTCAAGTCGCAACTGGCCCCGCTGTTTTCGGGTATGAGAGAAGATGTCACCGAGGAAAACATTCAACCCCGAATCCGGGCGACGCTGCTCATGGCGCTGTCCAACAAAAAAGGATCGCTTCTGGTGACCACTGGCAACAAGAGTGAAATGAGCGTCGGATACGCCACCCTCTATGGCGACATGGCCGGGGGATTTTCGGTCCTCAAGGATCTGCTCAAGGAAACGGTCTATCGATTGGCCAGGGCGCGCAACCGTTGGGCCATCGAACAGGGCCAGGTGCCCCCCATCCCCGATCGCATCCTGGAAAAACCGCCAACCGCCGAACTCAGGTTCAACCAGAAGGATACCGACTCCCTCCCCCCCTATCCGGTATTGGATCGAATCCTCGAACTGTACGTGGAACAGGAAAAAGGACTCGACGACATCATCGAACGGGGCATCGATCGCGAAACCGCCCTCCGGGTCGTGGCGATGGTGGATCGCAACGAATACAAAAGGCGGCAATCCCCACCCGGAGTTCGGGTTACCCGACGCGCCTTCGGCAAGGACCGGCGTTATCCCATCACCAACGGATTCAAGGTGTCATGA
- a CDS encoding phosphoenolpyruvate carboxykinase (GTP), translating into MSPSKNGKLNAWVEEVRAMVQPDKVEWCDGTKAEYDRMMQILVEAGLATKLDPAKRPNSYLFRSDPSDVARVEDRTYISTSDKRSAGPTNNWSHPDELKATMRGLYNGCMKGRTMYVIPFSMGPIGSDIAKIGVQITDSPYVVANMHVMTRVGTKVLETLGAGGAFIPCLHSVGKPLQPGQKDNGVWPCAPIEKKYIAHFPEENLIWSYGSGYGGNALLGKKCLALRIASAMGRKEGWMAEHMLILRLISPEGKKYHIAAAFPSACGKTNLAMLQPPLKGWKAECLGDDIAWMKIKADGRLYAINPEAGFFGVAPGTSYKSNPMAMESMKENAIFTNCVLTDDGDVWWEDMDKPCDHGIDWKGRDWKPGKEVGAHGNARFTAPARQCPVICSDWENPEGVPIDIFIFGGRRTRVMPLVHQATSWDHGVFMGATAASEPTAAALDVAATLRRDPMAMLPFCGYNVGDYWQHWFEMGDRLGSKAPAIFYVNWFRKSDAGKFLWPGYGDNARVLKWMCQRVDGKVGARETPLGYMPNPEDLDLTGLDISKENLDAVLKVDVAGFKAEFGDLDGWMAKIGDSLPERMKKQVEAYKKRFG; encoded by the coding sequence ATGAGTCCAAGCAAGAACGGCAAGCTGAACGCCTGGGTGGAAGAGGTTCGCGCCATGGTTCAACCTGACAAGGTGGAATGGTGCGACGGGACCAAGGCGGAATACGACCGCATGATGCAGATTCTGGTGGAAGCGGGTCTGGCCACCAAGCTTGACCCTGCCAAGCGTCCCAACAGCTATCTGTTTCGTTCCGATCCCTCCGACGTGGCCCGTGTCGAGGACCGCACCTACATTTCCACCAGCGACAAGCGTTCCGCGGGGCCGACCAATAACTGGAGCCACCCCGATGAGCTCAAAGCCACGATGCGCGGCCTGTACAACGGCTGCATGAAGGGGCGCACGATGTATGTGATCCCGTTCTCGATGGGGCCCATCGGTTCCGACATCGCCAAGATCGGCGTGCAGATCACCGACAGTCCCTATGTCGTCGCCAACATGCACGTCATGACGCGCGTCGGGACGAAGGTGCTGGAGACACTCGGAGCGGGCGGTGCGTTCATTCCCTGCCTGCATTCGGTGGGCAAGCCGCTGCAACCGGGCCAGAAGGACAACGGCGTATGGCCCTGTGCCCCGATCGAGAAGAAGTACATCGCCCATTTCCCCGAGGAAAATCTGATCTGGTCCTATGGGTCGGGTTACGGCGGCAACGCGCTTCTGGGCAAGAAGTGTCTGGCGTTGCGGATCGCCTCGGCGATGGGCCGCAAGGAAGGGTGGATGGCGGAGCACATGCTGATTCTGCGCCTCATCAGCCCCGAAGGAAAGAAATACCACATCGCTGCCGCCTTCCCCAGCGCCTGCGGCAAGACCAACCTGGCAATGTTGCAACCTCCGCTCAAGGGGTGGAAGGCGGAATGCCTGGGTGATGACATTGCCTGGATGAAGATCAAGGCGGATGGCCGTCTCTATGCGATCAATCCCGAGGCGGGTTTCTTCGGCGTGGCTCCGGGAACGAGCTACAAATCCAATCCGATGGCGATGGAGTCGATGAAGGAAAACGCCATCTTCACCAACTGCGTTCTGACCGATGATGGCGATGTGTGGTGGGAGGACATGGACAAGCCTTGCGATCACGGCATCGACTGGAAGGGCCGCGATTGGAAGCCGGGCAAGGAAGTCGGCGCCCACGGCAACGCCCGGTTCACCGCTCCTGCCAGGCAGTGCCCGGTGATCTGTTCCGATTGGGAAAATCCGGAAGGGGTTCCCATCGACATCTTCATCTTCGGTGGTCGCCGCACCCGCGTCATGCCCCTGGTCCATCAGGCGACGAGCTGGGATCACGGCGTTTTCATGGGGGCTACGGCCGCTTCCGAGCCGACCGCCGCCGCCCTGGATGTCGCTGCCACGCTGCGTCGCGATCCGATGGCCATGTTGCCTTTCTGTGGCTACAATGTCGGCGACTACTGGCAACACTGGTTTGAAATGGGCGATCGTCTGGGCAGCAAGGCCCCGGCCATCTTCTATGTCAACTGGTTCCGCAAGAGCGATGCCGGCAAATTCCTGTGGCCCGGCTATGGCGATAACGCCCGCGTCCTGAAGTGGATGTGTCAGCGGGTGGACGGCAAGGTTGGTGCCCGCGAGACGCCGCTGGGATACATGCCCAATCCGGAAGATCTTGATCTTACCGGGCTTGACATCTCCAAGGAGAACCTTGACGCGGTGCTCAAGGTGGATGTGGCGGGATTCAAGGCGGAATTCGGCGATCTTGACGGCTGGATGGCCAAGATTGGCGACTCCCTGCCGGAACGGATGAAAAAGCAGGTGGAAGCCTACAAGAAGCGTTTTGGTTGA
- a CDS encoding sel1 repeat family protein, whose protein sequence is MAETTPRPPVRNAGGQAPGFHELDQEDYVTTLATFAQWGDPKAQHDLAALYLEGSEVPLDLGEALKWHTLAAEQGNVLSQHDLATMYLEGLGIAADVEKAFFWFMKAATQGDSKAQNNLGILYATGQGVSLDLVEAAKWFMLAEDQGMVDATENLEIAREEMTPVQFEEAMRRARAWLGMA, encoded by the coding sequence ATGGCTGAAACGACACCAAGACCTCCGGTTCGAAACGCGGGTGGCCAGGCGCCTGGTTTCCACGAATTGGATCAGGAGGATTATGTTACGACCCTGGCAACCTTTGCCCAGTGGGGTGATCCCAAGGCCCAGCATGACCTGGCGGCTTTATACCTCGAAGGAAGCGAGGTCCCCCTCGACCTTGGAGAAGCGCTGAAATGGCATACCCTTGCCGCGGAGCAGGGAAATGTCCTGTCGCAGCATGATTTGGCGACCATGTATCTGGAAGGTTTGGGCATCGCGGCGGATGTGGAAAAGGCTTTCTTCTGGTTCATGAAAGCGGCGACCCAGGGGGATTCCAAGGCCCAGAACAACCTGGGAATCCTCTATGCCACCGGCCAGGGGGTATCGTTGGACCTTGTCGAAGCGGCCAAATGGTTCATGCTGGCGGAAGACCAGGGGATGGTGGATGCGACGGAAAACCTTGAAATCGCCCGCGAGGAGATGACTCCGGTACAATTCGAGGAGGCCATGCGTCGGGCAAGGGCATGGTTGGGAATGGCATGA
- a CDS encoding ankyrin repeat domain-containing protein: MNWTMTMGWRLLALLLFYLGLGCDAWAGSFHQEVFQGRLERVKKMVADKKNEVNEADGFGSTPLHHAAMGGSSEVVEWLMHNGAVLDTRDAGGNTALMLAMRGGKLEVAKMLVQAGADVQVLDNLGGGILASAAYFGAMDLVELLLDHGAKVNHANHLGLTPLHMATLANAKPVIKILLERGAEPNAKDSQGETPLNKAKDDESRQILWKMGARLEKNRDDALVEQSAPKGMEE; the protein is encoded by the coding sequence ATGAATTGGACGATGACAATGGGTTGGCGGTTGTTGGCGCTGCTTTTGTTTTATCTTGGGTTGGGTTGTGATGCCTGGGCCGGCTCATTCCATCAAGAGGTGTTTCAAGGGCGATTGGAGCGTGTCAAAAAAATGGTCGCCGATAAGAAGAACGAGGTCAACGAAGCGGACGGTTTTGGTTCGACGCCGCTGCACCATGCCGCGATGGGGGGGAGTTCCGAGGTCGTCGAATGGTTGATGCACAATGGGGCTGTCCTCGATACCCGGGATGCGGGGGGCAATACGGCCCTGATGCTGGCAATGAGAGGTGGTAAACTGGAAGTCGCCAAAATGCTGGTCCAGGCGGGGGCGGATGTGCAGGTCCTGGACAATCTGGGGGGCGGTATTCTGGCCAGTGCCGCCTATTTTGGGGCGATGGATCTGGTGGAACTGTTGCTGGATCATGGCGCCAAGGTCAATCATGCCAACCATCTGGGCTTGACCCCTTTGCACATGGCGACTCTGGCGAATGCCAAACCGGTGATAAAAATTCTTTTGGAACGTGGCGCGGAACCGAACGCCAAGGATTCCCAGGGAGAGACACCGCTCAACAAGGCCAAGGACGACGAATCACGACAGATTCTCTGGAAAATGGGGGCGCGTTTGGAAAAAAACCGCGATGACGCATTGGTTGAGCAATCGGCGCCAAAGGGGATGGAAGAATGA
- a CDS encoding carbamoyltransferase — translation MYILGISAWYHDSAAALVRDGIIIAAAQEERFTRKKHDPDFPVQAIRYCLAAGDIPLAKVDRIVFYDKPFLKFERLLETYLAFAPRGFSSFRMAMAVWIKEKLFQKKLILDQLKSLDSDFSGENLLLFAEHHQSHAASAFYPSPFAEAAILTMDGVGEWATTSTGIGRGNALEITREIHFPHSLGLLYSAFTYYTGFKVNSGEYKVMGLAPYGQPRFAQTILDNLIDLKPDGSFRMDMSYFNYCTGMTMTGEKFHRLFGGPPRTSEERLTQRDMDLAASIQAVIEEAVLRLTRSLSQETGLANLCLAGGVALNCVANGKILRDGRFKQIWIQPASGDAGGALGAALAACHWHLGLPRTIPFTQDAMKGSYLGPEFSQEEIERRLTAVGGRFSTLSESDLLDAAVQALIEEKALGWFQGRMEFGPRALGARSILGDARSDRMQSTLNLKVKFRESFRPFAPSVLRESVHEWFNLDTDSPYMLLVDDVLPRIRRPMTEEQQKLFGIEKLNVPRSSIPAVTHVDYSARIQTVHRETNPLYHALIERFKARTGCPVLVNTSFNVRGEPIVGSPEDAFHCFMGTGIETLAIGRCFLRKEEQDPKLLVDYKDRFELD, via the coding sequence GTGTATATTCTCGGCATTTCCGCTTGGTATCATGACAGCGCCGCGGCATTGGTTCGGGATGGAATCATCATCGCCGCGGCCCAGGAAGAACGGTTTACCAGGAAAAAACACGATCCCGATTTTCCCGTCCAGGCGATCCGCTATTGTCTTGCCGCGGGTGACATTCCGCTGGCCAAAGTGGATCGGATCGTCTTTTACGACAAACCTTTCCTCAAATTTGAACGCCTGCTCGAAACCTATCTGGCGTTTGCCCCAAGGGGATTTTCCTCGTTTCGCATGGCGATGGCGGTATGGATCAAGGAAAAGCTGTTTCAAAAAAAATTGATCCTGGACCAATTGAAAAGCTTGGACAGCGACTTTTCCGGTGAGAACCTGTTGCTGTTTGCCGAACACCATCAAAGTCATGCCGCCAGTGCCTTCTATCCGTCCCCCTTCGCCGAGGCGGCCATCCTGACCATGGACGGTGTCGGGGAATGGGCCACGACCTCCACGGGAATCGGACGCGGCAACGCACTGGAAATCACCCGGGAAATCCATTTTCCCCATTCACTGGGACTGCTCTATTCTGCCTTCACCTATTATACCGGCTTCAAGGTCAATTCGGGCGAATACAAGGTCATGGGTCTGGCCCCTTATGGTCAACCCCGTTTTGCCCAGACCATTCTGGACAACCTCATCGATCTGAAACCCGACGGATCGTTTCGCATGGACATGTCCTACTTCAATTATTGTACCGGCATGACCATGACGGGGGAAAAGTTTCACCGCCTTTTCGGTGGGCCTCCGCGCACCTCCGAGGAACGACTGACACAACGAGACATGGATCTGGCGGCCTCCATTCAAGCGGTCATCGAAGAGGCAGTCTTGCGTCTGACGCGCAGTCTTTCCCAGGAAACAGGCCTGGCCAATCTTTGTCTGGCGGGTGGGGTGGCGCTCAACTGTGTCGCCAACGGAAAAATTCTCCGCGACGGGCGCTTCAAACAGATATGGATCCAACCCGCGTCGGGAGATGCCGGCGGGGCACTGGGGGCGGCGCTGGCCGCCTGTCACTGGCACCTGGGGCTTCCCCGGACCATCCCTTTCACTCAGGATGCCATGAAGGGATCCTATCTTGGACCCGAGTTTTCACAGGAGGAGATCGAACGACGACTGACCGCGGTGGGTGGTCGCTTCAGCACACTCAGCGAAAGTGATCTTCTGGATGCCGCGGTTCAGGCGCTGATCGAAGAAAAGGCCCTCGGCTGGTTCCAGGGACGGATGGAATTTGGTCCCCGTGCCCTGGGGGCCCGTTCCATTCTCGGGGATGCCCGGTCGGACCGGATGCAATCGACCCTCAATCTCAAGGTCAAATTTCGCGAATCCTTCCGCCCCTTCGCCCCCTCGGTGTTGCGTGAATCGGTTCATGAATGGTTCAACCTTGATACCGACAGCCCCTACATGCTTCTGGTGGATGACGTCCTGCCGCGCATTCGCCGACCGATGACCGAGGAGCAACAAAAGCTGTTCGGAATCGAAAAACTCAACGTTCCCCGCTCCTCCATCCCTGCCGTCACGCATGTGGACTACTCCGCCCGCATTCAGACCGTGCATCGAGAGACCAATCCGCTTTACCATGCCCTGATCGAACGTTTCAAGGCCCGTACCGGCTGTCCCGTCCTCGTCAACACCAGCTTCAACGTTCGCGGCGAACCCATTGTCGGTTCTCCGGAAGACGCATTTCATTGTTTCATGGGGACTGGCATCGAGACCCTGGCGATCGGTCGTTGTTTTCTGCGCAAGGAAGAGCAGGATCCGAAACTGCTGGTCGATTACAAGGACCGGTTTGAGTTGGATTGA
- the cysZ gene encoding sulfate transporter CysZ: MISFAEGIGCLVQGMGLIFRPGARRFVLIPLFVNVLLFSLLVGYGLGWVDDLLIWMDGVLPDWLHWLRWLVVPLLLVGVVLFVFSTFTMVANLIASPFNSHLAAVVEGIVAGGRPVARDPGGAIVNEIGKVFYSLKWMFLFLILFLIPGLQAAITPLWLLFCVWMMAVEYGDYPMAIHGMSGTAVRRHLRRHLGGSLGFGVAVMGLMMVPVVNLLAMPAAVAGATVFWLKTRGDIVLDAPEINH; encoded by the coding sequence ATGATCTCATTCGCGGAAGGAATCGGTTGTCTGGTGCAGGGGATGGGTTTGATTTTCCGTCCCGGTGCGCGGCGTTTTGTTTTGATCCCGCTGTTTGTCAATGTTTTATTGTTCTCTTTGTTGGTGGGCTATGGTCTTGGTTGGGTGGATGATCTTTTGATCTGGATGGATGGTGTTTTGCCGGATTGGCTGCACTGGTTGCGTTGGTTGGTGGTGCCTTTGCTGCTGGTCGGGGTTGTCTTGTTTGTTTTTTCGACGTTTACGATGGTGGCCAATCTGATCGCGTCACCGTTCAACAGTCATCTGGCGGCGGTGGTGGAAGGGATTGTGGCCGGGGGGAGGCCGGTCGCGCGGGATCCGGGAGGGGCGATCGTCAATGAGATTGGCAAGGTGTTTTATTCACTGAAATGGATGTTTCTTTTTCTGATTCTTTTCCTGATTCCAGGACTTCAGGCGGCGATCACGCCGTTATGGTTGTTGTTTTGCGTTTGGATGATGGCGGTGGAATATGGCGACTATCCCATGGCCATTCACGGAATGAGCGGGACTGCCGTTCGGCGGCATTTGCGTCGCCATCTTGGTGGCAGCCTTGGGTTTGGGGTGGCGGTCATGGGATTGATGATGGTCCCTGTCGTCAATCTTCTGGCGATGCCGGCGGCAGTGGCGGGGGCGACGGTGTTCTGGTTGAAGACGAGGGGCGACATCGTTCTGGACGCACCCGAGATAAACCATTGA